A genomic region of Porticoccaceae bacterium LTM1 contains the following coding sequences:
- a CDS encoding TRAP transporter small permease, with amino-acid sequence MRCLLNTIYKASGVLAAACLASIGLLVLAQVMCRIINGIAKSISGESLGLVIPSVAEFAAFLLVASAFLGLAYSMRHGSHIRVSLLTQKLSAQAKRKVEIFCLLTGFLLAAFCSWHAVLLVLDSWQFHEQSYGVISVSLWWVQLPMALGLVILSIALLDDLVVVLGGEDASYTLVDASEDMEVAE; translated from the coding sequence ATGCGCTGTTTGTTGAATACGATTTACAAAGCCAGTGGCGTATTGGCAGCAGCCTGTTTGGCGTCGATTGGTTTACTTGTATTGGCACAGGTGATGTGTCGAATCATTAATGGCATCGCCAAATCAATAAGTGGTGAATCGCTGGGATTGGTGATTCCATCGGTGGCTGAATTTGCGGCCTTTTTATTGGTTGCTTCGGCATTTCTGGGGCTGGCCTATAGCATGCGGCACGGCAGTCATATTCGCGTGTCGCTGCTGACACAAAAATTATCGGCTCAGGCCAAACGCAAGGTAGAAATATTCTGTCTGTTGACCGGCTTTTTGTTAGCGGCATTTTGCAGTTGGCATGCGGTGCTGCTTGTGTTGGACAGCTGGCAGTTTCATGAACAATCCTACGGAGTTATCTCGGTGTCGCTGTGGTGGGTTCAGTTGCCTATGGCGCTGGGGCTCGTGATTTTATCAATTGCCCTGCTGGATGATCTGGTTGTTGTTCTGGGTGGAGAGGATGCGTCATACACACTGGTGGATGCCTCTGAAGATATGGAGGTAGCCGAGTGA
- a CDS encoding TRAP transporter substrate-binding protein, with amino-acid sequence MKKHILMAVALLWGTSAVAETLWHMPTPYGDRNFHTANIIEFADQVSQASNGEFLIKTHSAGSLFKHPEIATVVRRGLVPIGELLMSRLGNENPLYELDSIPFLASNYEQAYQLWQASRPEIEKVLSERGMKLLFAVPWPPQGLYASRELADTSDMAGLRVRAYNRATEQIALAVNAVPTQVEAPDIPTAFSTGRVDAMITSPSTGANTQAWDYVSHYYPINAFLVKNMVVVNQQAFDSLTVEQRQILLDAAKQAELRGWQASREETDRTVAIMAEKGMSITQPTAHFMEQLHGVGEQMIEEWLNRSGVEGRAVIDAYRKLSEAIDQEGN; translated from the coding sequence GTGAAAAAACATATTCTAATGGCTGTGGCGTTATTGTGGGGAACGTCGGCCGTTGCAGAGACCTTATGGCACATGCCGACACCCTACGGTGATCGAAACTTTCATACCGCCAACATTATTGAATTTGCTGATCAGGTCAGCCAGGCCAGCAACGGAGAGTTTTTGATCAAAACTCACAGTGCTGGCTCGCTGTTCAAGCACCCGGAAATTGCCACTGTTGTGAGACGAGGGCTGGTTCCTATTGGTGAGTTGCTGATGTCGAGGCTGGGGAATGAAAATCCGCTCTATGAACTCGACTCCATCCCGTTTCTCGCCTCAAATTACGAACAGGCGTATCAACTGTGGCAGGCAAGTCGTCCCGAAATCGAGAAGGTGTTAAGTGAACGCGGGATGAAGTTACTGTTTGCGGTTCCCTGGCCCCCTCAGGGGCTGTATGCCTCTCGCGAATTGGCCGATACGTCCGATATGGCCGGGTTGAGAGTTCGCGCCTACAACCGGGCAACCGAGCAGATTGCACTGGCTGTAAACGCAGTACCAACCCAGGTTGAAGCGCCAGATATACCCACAGCATTCAGTACCGGCCGGGTAGACGCCATGATTACTTCGCCGAGTACCGGTGCCAACACCCAGGCCTGGGATTATGTCTCTCACTACTATCCAATCAATGCCTTCCTTGTGAAAAACATGGTAGTGGTCAATCAACAGGCGTTTGACAGCTTAACCGTGGAGCAACGCCAGATTTTGCTGGATGCTGCCAAGCAGGCAGAGCTGCGTGGCTGGCAGGCGAGTAGAGAAGAGACCGATCGAACTGTGGCAATAATGGCCGAGAAAGGGATGAGCATTACCCAACCAACAGCGCATTTTATGGAGCAGCTGCATGGTGTTGGTGAGCAGATGATCGAAGAGTGGCTGAATCGCTCCGGGGTAGAGGGTAGGGCTGTTATTGATGCTTATCGCAAGCTCTCTGAAGCTATTGACCAGGAGGGCAATTGA
- a CDS encoding biotin-dependent carboxyltransferase family protein, with amino-acid sequence MSLTIVNPGLVSLLQDGGRFGSQHRGITTGGPLDSHAFCWANKLLDNNPNATQIEICYGNFSARFNRGVRFAITGADLNWRLDGMPLMLWRTHYAEAGSVLSAESPRSGLRSYLAVHGGFNVPQVLGSCATVMGDQLGGLADGKPLQGSDEITYDVGEPGILNRVSRHFRPDYTKPAILRVMPSNQFDKFSQQTRRQFFGQRYHLSNRADRMGCRMEGKPLSDIPGNMVSEAVALGSIQVPSDGQPIILLNDRQTIGGYPKLGNIYAVDIARLAQCQPGDEIRFELGSLEEAQYELCLFRQFFDFHPKLKAKI; translated from the coding sequence GTGAGCCTGACGATTGTCAATCCGGGATTGGTATCACTGTTACAGGATGGTGGCCGCTTCGGCTCTCAACACCGGGGAATTACGACCGGTGGCCCGCTGGACAGCCACGCTTTTTGCTGGGCCAATAAACTACTGGATAACAATCCCAACGCTACCCAGATTGAAATCTGTTACGGCAATTTTTCGGCGCGATTTAACCGGGGTGTTCGGTTTGCCATTACCGGTGCTGATCTCAATTGGCGTCTGGACGGAATGCCGTTGATGCTGTGGCGTACTCATTACGCCGAGGCTGGATCGGTGCTCAGCGCAGAATCGCCACGATCAGGTTTGCGCAGTTACCTGGCTGTGCATGGTGGCTTTAATGTACCGCAGGTTCTGGGCAGTTGCGCAACGGTAATGGGAGATCAGCTGGGTGGGTTGGCAGATGGCAAGCCACTTCAGGGCAGCGATGAGATTACTTACGATGTGGGCGAGCCGGGAATACTGAATCGCGTCAGTCGCCATTTCCGGCCCGACTACACCAAGCCGGCAATTCTACGTGTGATGCCGAGTAACCAGTTCGATAAGTTTTCCCAACAGACACGTCGGCAATTCTTTGGACAGAGATATCACTTGTCTAATCGTGCTGATCGAATGGGGTGCCGCATGGAAGGCAAGCCGCTCAGCGATATACCGGGAAATATGGTGTCGGAAGCAGTCGCTTTGGGTTCGATACAGGTGCCCAGTGATGGACAACCAATCATATTGCTCAATGATCGGCAGACCATTGGTGGTTATCCAAAACTCGGCAACATTTATGCAGTGGATATTGCCAGGTTGGCCCAGTGTCAGCCCGGTGACGAGATCCGCTTTGAGTTAGGGAGCCTGGAAGAGGCTCAATACGAGCTTTGCCTGTTCAGGCAGTTTTTTGATTTTCATCCAAAATTAAAAGCAAAAATATAA
- the pxpB gene encoding 5-oxoprolinase subunit PxpB — MSSEVSIVPASEEAIIIYLAEQADETVLEKIRVLGELIESRLSEFVVDLVPSFTSLTVYYDVSHIDYSQLRHSLQAIVSELLQGELPESESRYLELPVYYGEKVAEDMARVCELTGMTAEQVVELHSQCELRVYALGFRPGFGFMGSLPEALKVPRLDTPRKKVPKGAVAITETQTAVYPDVSPGGWNIIGRCPLEMFDRSGPEPAALLQVGDRVKFVPVDRDEFIRLGGQL, encoded by the coding sequence GTGAGTTCAGAAGTTTCCATTGTTCCAGCCAGTGAAGAAGCGATAATTATTTACCTGGCTGAACAGGCTGACGAAACGGTTTTGGAAAAGATTCGCGTGCTTGGTGAGTTGATTGAGTCCAGGCTATCTGAATTTGTTGTTGATCTGGTGCCTTCTTTTACCAGCCTGACAGTCTATTACGACGTATCCCATATCGATTACTCCCAGCTGCGCCATAGCTTGCAGGCAATTGTGAGTGAGCTTTTGCAGGGAGAGCTTCCCGAATCAGAAAGTCGATACCTGGAATTGCCCGTTTATTACGGCGAAAAAGTCGCTGAAGATATGGCGCGTGTTTGTGAATTAACCGGGATGACTGCCGAGCAGGTTGTGGAGTTGCACAGCCAGTGTGAGCTGCGAGTCTATGCACTGGGGTTTAGACCCGGTTTTGGCTTTATGGGCTCTTTGCCGGAAGCTTTAAAAGTACCTCGACTGGATACACCAAGAAAAAAAGTCCCGAAAGGCGCTGTAGCGATCACCGAGACACAAACGGCGGTTTATCCAGATGTCAGCCCCGGTGGCTGGAATATTATTGGTCGTTGTCCACTGGAGATGTTTGATCGAAGTGGCCCGGAGCCAGCAGCCCTTTTACAGGTGGGTGATCGAGTGAAATTTGTACCTGTGGATCGCGACGAATTTATTCGGTTGGGAGGGCAGTTGTGA
- a CDS encoding 5-oxoprolinase subunit PxpA, whose protein sequence is MFLNADLGESFGAWKMGMDEAVMPHIHQANIACGFHASDPLTMDRTVQLAVKHGVTIGAHPGYPDLVGFGRRSMAMGRDEVIALVAYQVGALSAICHRHGTTVSYVKPHGALYNDMMKDDGLCSAIMESISGVDRNLSMMLMSTTRNDHYLQMADQYGVSLQFEFFADRAYTDEGLLVSRNQNGAVLHNEKDIIQRVKQLLEEGSVTTVNEKRLRLTADTICVHGDNPESIQVAASLRQLIDGAVE, encoded by the coding sequence ATGTTTCTTAACGCAGATCTCGGCGAAAGTTTTGGTGCCTGGAAAATGGGTATGGATGAAGCGGTTATGCCGCATATTCACCAGGCCAATATTGCCTGTGGGTTTCACGCGTCTGACCCGTTGACGATGGATCGCACCGTACAACTGGCTGTAAAGCACGGTGTAACCATTGGTGCCCATCCCGGATATCCGGATCTGGTGGGGTTTGGGCGTCGCTCCATGGCGATGGGGCGGGATGAGGTCATTGCGCTGGTGGCCTATCAGGTGGGTGCCTTGTCAGCTATCTGTCATCGCCATGGCACTACCGTCTCGTATGTAAAACCACATGGTGCGCTCTATAACGACATGATGAAAGATGATGGCCTGTGCAGTGCCATTATGGAGTCCATTTCCGGTGTTGATAGAAACTTATCGATGATGCTGATGAGTACGACTCGCAATGATCATTACCTGCAGATGGCGGACCAATACGGTGTGTCCCTGCAGTTCGAGTTTTTTGCCGATCGCGCCTACACCGACGAGGGTTTACTGGTATCCCGCAATCAGAACGGAGCGGTTTTGCATAATGAAAAAGACATTATTCAGCGAGTCAAACAGCTGCTGGAAGAGGGCAGTGTCACTACGGTTAATGAGAAGCGATTACGGTTAACCGCAGATACCATCTGCGTTCACGGCGATAACCCGGAATCAATACAGGTCGCTGCCAGTTTGCGCCAGCTGATTGATGGGGCGGTTGAGTGA
- a CDS encoding efflux RND transporter permease subunit, with product MNLTKFALENNRTAFVLLGVLLLAGIMAFQSMPRAYDPGFTIRAAQVITYFPGASSERVEQLVTDKIEEAIQEMPELDFVKSESRTGVSIVVVNIKESYTEMRPIWDSLRRKVEDVALDLPDGVIGPFVNDEFGDVFGIVLTITGEGFSYAEIENIASDSRREYLRINDVAKVDVFGEQEESVFVDYDNERLSELNISPYQLSQMLGSRNVLTPGGAITLGSERIILEASGNFESVEEIANSIIRIPNTETLVFLKDIAQVYRGYISPAKYKVRSTGEPALALAISMREGGNNIVLGEQVKAVTERLKQSYPIGVNFNIVNFSPEEVDAKVKGFVSNLLQAVAVVTLVMLVFLGIRTGLIVAALIPFSMLVALLLMNVLSIGLDQISLAALIIALGMLVDNGIVMSENIMVQMEEGKSRIDAAIASASELKIPLLTSSLTTAAAFLPIYLAESSTGEFTASLFKVVTITLLCSWLLSMTIIPLLCVIFLKIKTSGQEYSSRFYTGYRNVLGALIKYRYMSLLVVVALFSVSLYGLKYIPNIFFPPSDRAYFKVELELPQGRSLENMEEVVSGVENFVARELAQESEYGKAVTDWISYIGNGGARFVLTHTPKPNSPSYALMVINTKSAEVIDRAMGEIERFVINNYPDVVVKLKKIETGAAIDNPVEVRVSGAEFDRLFEIVGDLKQQMSRNPNLKNITDDWGIQSKKLVVKIDQARALRAGVSSQDIAVSLQAGMSGVELTQYREGSDVIPVTMRSEAALENSFTKLEGLSVYAQSSGISVPLKQVADIEVVWEPGRILRRDRTKTVTVGAQLEGDYTAAEGFAELHPWLIEQSAEWGLGFRYELGGEAESSAKANQSIMDKLPIAVLIIVILLVGQFNSIRKASIVLLTIPLGLIGVIVGLLVLRSFMGFMTLLGIISLAGIVINNAIVLLERIQIELDEFKRTPFDAVLEAAQRRVRPILLTTATTVLGLIPLYLGGGEMWEPMAISIMCGLLFATLLTLLVVPVLYSTLFKVKAH from the coding sequence ATGAACCTGACCAAATTTGCACTGGAAAATAATCGAACAGCTTTCGTACTGCTGGGAGTTTTATTGCTGGCTGGGATAATGGCATTTCAATCAATGCCGAGAGCCTACGACCCCGGATTTACAATACGTGCAGCTCAAGTTATTACCTATTTTCCCGGTGCCAGCTCTGAGCGCGTTGAGCAGCTAGTCACAGATAAAATTGAAGAAGCGATACAAGAAATGCCGGAGCTGGATTTCGTTAAAAGCGAATCGCGTACCGGGGTTTCGATAGTCGTTGTCAATATTAAAGAAAGTTATACCGAGATGCGGCCCATTTGGGACTCGTTGCGCAGGAAGGTGGAGGATGTGGCACTTGATTTGCCTGATGGGGTTATCGGGCCTTTCGTTAATGACGAGTTTGGTGACGTATTTGGCATAGTGCTGACTATTACAGGGGAGGGATTCAGCTACGCAGAAATAGAAAATATTGCTTCGGATTCACGTCGTGAGTATCTGCGAATTAATGATGTGGCAAAAGTCGATGTGTTTGGAGAGCAAGAAGAGAGTGTTTTTGTTGACTATGATAACGAGCGACTCTCTGAGCTGAATATTTCGCCATACCAGCTTTCGCAAATGCTGGGGTCAAGGAATGTTTTGACACCTGGTGGTGCAATTACTCTTGGCTCGGAGCGCATTATATTAGAGGCGTCGGGGAATTTTGAGTCGGTTGAAGAAATAGCAAATAGTATTATCCGTATACCAAACACAGAAACGCTCGTATTTCTAAAGGATATCGCTCAGGTTTATCGGGGTTATATCAGCCCTGCAAAATACAAGGTTCGTTCCACCGGTGAGCCGGCGTTGGCTCTGGCAATATCGATGCGGGAAGGTGGAAATAATATTGTTTTAGGTGAGCAAGTGAAAGCCGTTACTGAGCGGTTAAAGCAGTCTTACCCAATTGGTGTGAATTTTAATATCGTAAATTTCTCCCCTGAAGAAGTAGATGCGAAAGTTAAGGGGTTTGTATCCAATCTTCTGCAGGCAGTTGCCGTTGTTACCTTGGTTATGCTGGTGTTCCTGGGGATAAGAACTGGGTTGATCGTTGCAGCGCTGATTCCTTTTAGTATGCTGGTTGCTTTGTTGTTGATGAATGTGCTGTCCATCGGACTGGATCAGATTTCATTGGCTGCATTGATTATAGCTCTTGGAATGCTGGTAGATAATGGCATTGTTATGTCAGAAAATATAATGGTGCAAATGGAGGAGGGTAAAAGTCGAATTGATGCAGCGATTGCTTCAGCCTCTGAATTGAAAATTCCACTCCTTACGTCCTCACTGACAACAGCTGCTGCATTTTTACCAATTTATTTGGCGGAGTCGAGTACTGGCGAGTTCACAGCTTCCCTGTTTAAGGTTGTAACGATTACCCTGCTTTGTTCCTGGCTGTTATCAATGACGATAATTCCATTGTTATGTGTGATTTTTCTAAAGATCAAAACGTCTGGGCAAGAATATAGCAGCCGTTTCTATACCGGTTACCGGAATGTGTTGGGGGCGTTGATCAAGTACCGCTATATGTCACTGCTTGTGGTCGTTGCCCTGTTTTCTGTCTCTTTGTATGGTCTGAAATACATACCCAATATATTTTTCCCACCTTCGGATCGTGCCTATTTCAAGGTGGAACTGGAGCTTCCACAAGGTCGATCTTTGGAGAATATGGAGGAGGTGGTCTCCGGGGTGGAGAACTTTGTGGCAAGAGAGCTTGCTCAAGAGTCTGAATATGGAAAGGCGGTAACAGACTGGATTTCCTACATCGGGAACGGTGGGGCACGATTCGTGTTGACTCATACGCCGAAGCCCAATTCGCCCAGTTACGCTTTGATGGTCATTAATACCAAGTCGGCGGAGGTGATCGATCGGGCGATGGGGGAGATTGAGCGTTTTGTTATCAATAATTATCCCGATGTGGTTGTAAAGCTCAAGAAAATTGAAACAGGCGCTGCAATTGATAACCCCGTTGAAGTACGTGTTTCAGGGGCAGAGTTTGATCGTCTCTTCGAAATTGTTGGGGATTTGAAACAACAGATGAGTCGAAATCCCAACTTGAAAAATATAACCGATGACTGGGGAATTCAGTCTAAAAAGCTTGTTGTCAAAATAGATCAGGCCCGAGCTTTGAGAGCTGGAGTCAGTAGTCAGGATATTGCTGTTTCGCTGCAGGCTGGTATGAGTGGTGTTGAGCTTACCCAGTACAGGGAAGGCTCCGATGTTATTCCTGTCACTATGCGCTCTGAAGCCGCGTTAGAGAACAGCTTTACAAAGCTGGAGGGGTTGTCTGTATACGCACAATCTTCGGGTATCAGTGTGCCTCTAAAGCAAGTCGCGGATATCGAAGTGGTATGGGAGCCGGGGAGGATTCTGAGACGGGATCGAACCAAGACGGTTACAGTCGGAGCACAGCTGGAAGGCGATTACACGGCAGCCGAGGGATTTGCTGAACTACATCCGTGGCTTATTGAGCAGTCCGCTGAGTGGGGTTTGGGATTCCGTTATGAATTGGGCGGGGAAGCCGAATCTTCTGCCAAAGCGAATCAATCAATTATGGATAAGCTACCGATAGCGGTTCTTATCATCGTTATCTTGCTGGTTGGTCAATTTAACTCAATCAGAAAAGCCAGTATCGTGCTGCTAACCATACCCTTGGGGCTGATAGGTGTCATTGTCGGGTTGTTGGTGCTTCGCTCTTTTATGGGATTTATGACACTGCTCGGTATTATTTCTTTAGCCGGGATTGTGATCAATAACGCTATTGTGTTGCTGGAGCGGATCCAAATTGAGCTGGATGAGTTTAAACGCACCCCTTTTGATGCTGTACTGGAAGCTGCGCAGCGCCGAGTTCGCCCCATCTTGCTGACAACGGCAACCACAGTGTTAGGGTTGATCCCTCTTTATTTGGGGGGAGGGGAAATGTGGGAGCCAATGGCCATTTCAATAATGTGCGGTTTACTCTTCGCCACTTTGTTGACGTTGCTGGTAGTGCCTGTGCTTTATTCAACGCTGTTCAAGGTGAAAGCTCACTAA